The Leptospira sp. WS39.C2 genome contains a region encoding:
- a CDS encoding dihydrofolate reductase family protein yields the protein MREIHYYVAISINGFIESHVSNTDLFLDKGDHAEAYLKDLEKYSDVLLGKNTYECGFQFGLPPGQKAYPWMDHYLISNSLDTNAYGESISIIKTKDIESCINTLRFKNDPKHIYLCGGGKLAGYLWDRNWIDRLILKVNPILITKGISLFEGFDVESKLQLVHSKQYESGVMLLEYQKK from the coding sequence ATGAGAGAGATACACTATTACGTTGCCATATCGATCAATGGTTTTATAGAAAGCCATGTTTCCAATACAGATTTGTTTTTAGATAAAGGAGATCATGCCGAAGCTTACCTTAAAGATTTAGAAAAGTATTCGGATGTCCTATTAGGAAAAAATACTTATGAATGTGGATTCCAATTTGGTCTACCACCTGGACAAAAAGCTTATCCTTGGATGGATCATTATTTAATTAGTAATTCATTGGATACAAATGCCTATGGTGAATCAATATCTATTATTAAAACAAAAGACATTGAATCTTGTATCAATACGTTACGATTTAAAAATGATCCAAAACATATTTATCTATGTGGTGGAGGAAAACTAGCAGGTTACCTCTGGGATCGGAATTGGATTGATAGGCTAATTTTAAAAGTAAATCCGATACTGATAACAAAAGGAATTTCGTTATTCGAAGGTTTTGACGTAGAAAGTAAATTACAATTGGTTCATTCCAAACAATATGAATCAGGTGTAATGTTACTTGAATATCAAAAGAAATAA
- a CDS encoding ArsR/SmtB family transcription factor, with the protein MAIKLKSQAEKKKETAIEALDLVLDSKFLNALAEPSRVEVLKQVIRLGKADITELSEGMKLDRSVISRHLGILQEVGILIREKQGKHVYYQLDPRNAIQKFKSILQHLEELVMICCPPVKSN; encoded by the coding sequence ATGGCCATTAAATTGAAGTCCCAAGCTGAAAAAAAAAAGGAAACTGCCATAGAAGCTTTAGACTTAGTCTTAGATTCAAAATTTTTGAATGCTTTGGCAGAACCAAGCCGAGTTGAAGTCTTAAAACAAGTCATCCGCCTTGGAAAGGCAGATATAACAGAACTTTCGGAAGGAATGAAGTTGGATCGTTCCGTTATTTCAAGGCATTTAGGGATACTGCAAGAAGTAGGAATCTTAATCCGTGAAAAACAAGGAAAACATGTTTACTACCAATTGGATCCAAGGAACGCAATACAGAAATTCAAATCTATTTTACAGCACTTAGAAGAACTCGTGATGATTTGTTGTCCGCCTGTTAAATCAAACTAA